The window CCCCTACCCGGGGTACGCCGCACTGGTCCCGACCCTCGCCACCGCCGCGATCATCCTGGCCGGGACGCCGGACCGGCGGGACGGCGGCGCCGTCGTCGCCACCCGGTACGGCGCGGACCGGCTGCTCGGCCTGCGGGCCCCGCGCGTGATCGGCCGGCTCTCCTACAACCTGTACCTGTGGCACTGGCCGGTCCTGGTGCTCACCGAGGCCCGGTTCGGGACGCTCGGCTGGCCGGTCAAGGTGGCGCTGAGCGCGGCGGCCGCGCTGCCCGCCGTGGCGGTGCTGCGCTGGATCGAACAGCCGCTGCGCCGCAACCGGACCGTGGCCGAACTCCCCAGGCGCGGGCTCTCCTTGGGGCTCACCGCAGTGATCGTCCCGGTGGTGCTGGCGCTGGTCGTCGGCACCGGGACGCTGCGGCTGCTCGGGCCGGCCGGGCCGGTGGACCTGCTCGGCCTGCCGCCCGGCTCGCCCGACGGCACCTCCCTGCTGGTGCGCACCGCCACGCCGCCGAAGACCGCGGCGGTCGTCCCGGCCGCCGCGCAGGCGCGCAAGGACTTCCCGCCGGACGGCGAGTGCGAGGTGGCGCCGAGCGCCGTCACCAGCCCCGCCTGCCTGTTCGGCGACACCACCGGTGCGGACCGGATCGTCCTGCTCGGCGACTCGCACGCCGGCCAGTGGTTCTCCTCGCTGCTCGCCATCGCGGCGGGGCGCCACTGGGCCCTGGAGGAACTGGTCAAGCAGGGCTGCCCGCTGCCCGAACTCGACGTCGTCAACCCGCAGTTGGGGCGGGCCTACTGGGAGTGCGACAGCTGGCGGACGGCCAGCCTGGAGCGGTTGCGCAGCGGGCCGAAGCCCAAGCTGATCGTGGTCTCCGCGCTCAACCGCTACACCGACGACCGACGGCTGCTGCTCGACGGCTGGGAGCGGACACTGGCGCCGCTGCGCGCGCTCGGAGTGCCGATCGTCTACATCCAGGACACCCCGGTCCCCGGGACGGACGTTCCGGCCTGCGTCTCCGGGCACACCGAGGATCCGGCCGCCTGCGAGTTCCCGCGCGCCCGTGCGCAGTGGCCCGACCCGCTCGCCGAGGAGATCGCGGCCGGCCGGGTGCCGGGCGTCCGGTCGGTCGAGCTGAACTCCGTCCTCTGCCCGGGTGCGGGGCGCAGCTGCCCCGCCGTCCTGGAGCGCATCCTGCTCTACCGGGACGACGCGCACCTGACCAACGTCGCGGCCGTCGTCCTGACGCCCCGGCTCGAACGGCTGCTGACCGAGGCCGGGCTGGTGCCCGCCGCCGGCGCTGCCGGGGTTGTCGCCACCGGACCGGGGAAGCCCGGCGCCGACGGCTGGACACCGGTGCTGCGGGACGACTTCGAGGGCCCGGCCGGCAGCCGCCCCTCCGCCGAGCACTGGCAGTACGACCTGGGGACCTGCTACCCGGGCTGCCCGGCTCCGCAGTGGGGCACCGGGGAGATCGAGACGATGACCGACTCGACCGCCAACGTCCGTCTCGACGGCCGGGGCGCGCTGGAGATCGTCCCCACCCTGGAGAACGGCCGGTGGAGTTCGGGCCGGATCGAGTCCCGCCGCTCCGACCTCGCCCCGCCGCCCGGCGGAGTGCTGCGGATCGAGGCCTCGATCGCGCTGCCCGACGTCACCGGACCGGCCGCCGCCGGGTACTGGCCGGCCTTCTGGACGCTCGGCGGTGAGCTGCGCAACGGCTTCACCGGCTGGCCCGCGATCGGTGAGCTCGATGTGATGGAGCAGGTCAACGGCCGCGGCTCGATCTTCGGCACGATGCACTGCGGCACCCTGGAGGGTGGCCCCTGCCAGGAGCCGAAGGGCCTCGGCTCGGGCGACCAGCCGTGCCCGGACTGCCGCACGGGCTTCCACAGCTACGCGGTGGAGGTCGACCTCACACCCGGGGCCGAGCAGGTCCGCTGGTACCTCGACGGGCGCGAGCACCACCGGGTCACGGCCGCGGGGATGGACCGTGCGACCTGGGACCGGGCCGTCGGCCACGGGCTCTTCCTGATCCTGAACGTCGCGGTCGGCGGCAACCTGCCCGCCGCGCTCGGCGGCGGGCCCGGCCCGGCCACCGAGCCCGGGCACCCGATGCGGGTGGACTACGTCGCCGTCTCGACCCGGGGAGGCGCCCGCCCCTGATCCGGACCGGCCGGGGGCCGTCCCCGCCCCGCCGGCGAGGACGGCCCCCGGAGCGTCCCGGGCCCCGGCACGGTCGGCCGGCGGGGCGGTTCGGTCGACCGGCGGCGGTGGCCGCCGCGCCGAGGTGGCAGTCTGGGTACAGGTGGCAGCCGGGTCCGACCCCGCACCGACCGCTTCTCCGGGAGGACGGCCATGACATACGCGCACGCCAGGCCCGCGCGGAGCCTCGACGAGGTCGTCGGGCGGATGCGGGCGGTGGAGGCCCGGCTGGACCCGCGGGACGGTGTGGCCTGCTTCAACCGGATGTACCTGAGGGTCGCCGAACTGATCGGCGGCCACCTGGCCGCCGGCTCCTTCCAGGACGGGGCGTTCACCGAGGGCCTGGAGGTGGTCCTCGCCGGTGCCTACCTCGACGCGGTCGAGGACGCCGAGGCGGGTCGCCCGGTCAACGAGGCCTGGCAGCCGCTGTTCGAGGCCCGGGGAGACCGGTCGGTCCGGCCGATCCAGTTCGCTTTCGCGGGGATGAGCGCGCACCTCAGCCACGACCTCCCGCTGGGCCTGGTGGAGACCTGCATCGAGCGCCGCACCACGCCGGACACGCCGCCCGTGCACGCCGACCACCTCCGGGCCGCCGCACTGCTGGGGCAGGCCGAGGCCGAGGCCCGGGCCTCCTTCGAGGCGCGGCTCGGCGCGCCGGACGCCCAGGCCGCCGAGTCCCTGCAGCACCTCGTCGCCAGCTTCTCCGTCGCCCGCGCGCTGGACGCCGCCTGGGCCACCACCCAGACGCTCTGGCACGAGCGCAACCTGCGCCCCTTCCACGACGCCACGCTGGCCGCCGTCACCGGTGGCGCGATACTGGCCGCCCGGCTGCTGGTCACCCCGGTCCTGCCGCCGGCCGGCCAGCCCACCGACGAGGCCTGACACCGCCGCCGCTCCCGCGCCGGGACGAGCCGCGCTCAGTGCCCGAGGGCGGCTTTGGCGGCCACGATGATCAGGCCCAGGACGAGGTTGACGAACCCCTCCAGCGCCGCCTGCCGCCGGCTCGCACCGGCCCGGACGGCTCCCACGAACGCCCACCCGACCTGCTGGGCGACGGCGACGCCCAGCGCCAGCCAGGCCGTCCCGGCGAGGCCCAGCCCGAGCAGCGGGCTGATCAGCACCGCCACCGCGGGGGCCACCGCCGCCTCCACGATGGGCCGCTCGTGGCGGGCGATCCGGCGGGCCTGCCGCCAGGTGAGCCGCTGTCCGACCTGGCGCTCACCGGCGAGCCGGGCGTACACGTGGGCGCCCCAGAACACCAGGCCGGTGACGATCAGCAGGACGCCGAGCTGGACGCGCGGGTAGTCGCCGACGGCACCCGCGGTCGCCACCACCGAGGCGGCGAGCATGGAGCCGTAGACCGCTCCCGAGTAGTCCGTGCGCTCGGCCGCCGGACGGTCGCTGCGTTGCCCGCCCTCGGGCCGGCTGACTGGGCTGCTCATCCTTCGCACCCTACGAGGGGGTGGGCGGACCGGCCCGGCGGCTACGCCGTGCGGCGGCGGCCGCACGGGCGCCGGGACGACCACGCCGCCTTCACCCGGGCGATCGCCGACGGCGTGCTGCCCGCGGCGCCCCGCTGAGCGGGCCGGGCCCGTTCCCGGACCGGCGTCCGTCCGGCGTCCGCGCGGTCGGCCCAGTCCGACGGGCGGCGGCCCGGCCGTGCGGCTGGACTGGTGGGCGAACGCCTCCTCCGGAAAGGGCCCGCCGATGTCCACCTCGCCCCGCGGCTACGACGACCTGCGCGCGCTGGTCCTCAACTGCACCCTCAAGCGCTCACCCGAGCGCAGCCACACCCAGGGCCTGATCGACCTCAGCACCGGCATCATGCAGCGCCAGGGCGTCCAGGTCGACGTGATCCGGGCGGTCGACCACGACATCGCCACCGGCGTCTGGCCGGACATGACCGAGCACGGCTGGGAGACCGACGACTGGCCGGTGCTCTACAGCCAGGTGATGGCCGCCGACATCCTCGTCCTGGCCGGCCCGGTCTGGCTGGGCGACAACTCCTCCGTGATGAAGCAGGTGATCGAGCGGCTCTACGCCTGCTCGTCGATCCTCAACTCCGAGGGCCAGTACGCCTACTACGGCCGGGTGGGCGGCTGTCTGATCACCGGGAACGAGGACGGCGCGAAGCACTGCGCGATGAACGTGCTCTACAGCCTGCAGCACCTGGGGTACGTGATCCCGCCGCAGGCCGACGCCGGCTGGGTGGGGGAGGCGGGGCCGGGGCCGTCCTACCTCGACCCGGGGTCGGGCGGGCCGGAGAACGACTTCACCAACCGCAACGCCACCTTCATGACCTGGAACCTGCTCCACCTCGCCCGGATGCTCAAGGACGCCGGCGGCGTCCCCGCCCACGGCAACCAGCGCTCCGAGTGGGATGCGGGGTGCCGGTTCGACTTCGAGAACCCCGAGCACCGCTGAACCCAGCAAGCCTTCCACGGCCCGTCGGGCACGGCGGAACGATCACGGAGCGTGAGCGTCCAGGATCGAGAATGCGGACGGTAGGAATCCAAGGAGCAAGACGGCGGATACGGCCTGGCGGAAAAATGCCGGTGCGGTGTTAGAAATGAGCATGGTCGAACACGCCGACCGATCGCGGATCGTATTCAGAAAGCCACTGATCGCGAGAAACCGACGGAGCGTAGCCGCTCAGGTCTTCGCTCTGGAACTCGTGGTCGTGGTGCTCCTCGTGCTCGGGGCGATCCTGGCGCAGGTCCTCGAGTCACGGCGGAGCAGCGATTCCGAGGCGAAGAACAGGTCGGTCGCGGTCGCGGAAACCTTCGCGCATTCCCCTGGTTTGCTCGCCGCGCTCAAGTCGCCCAATCCGTCAGCGATTCTCCAGCCGATCACCGAGGCAACCCGCAAGGTGTCCGGCGTCGACTTCATCGTCGTCATGAACGACCAGGGAATCCGCTACACACACCCGATGCCGGACCGGATCGGCCAGCGGTTCGTCGGCACCATCGGCCCCTCCCTGGCCGGCCAGATCTATACCGAGAGTGTGCACGGTCCGCTCGGCCACGAGGTCCAGGCGATCGTGCCGGTCACCGCTCCGGACGGATCGGTCGCAGGGCTGGTGTCGGCCGGGCTCAAGGTCCAGAACGTCACCGCCGCCGACAACCGGCAACTGCCGCTGATCCTCGGCACCGGGGCAGCCGCCGTCATGGTCGCCACTGCCGGTACCGCGCTGATCGCCCGCCGGGTGAGGCGCCAGACCCGCGGCATGGACCCGGGCGAGCTGGCCCGGATGTACGAGCACCACGACGCCGTCCTGCACGCGGTCCGGGAGGGCGTGGTCATCGTCGGACACGGCGGGCAGCTGCTGCTGGCCAACGACGAGGCGCGCGAACTGCTGGGCCTGCCCGACCACGTCGAGGGTCGGCACCTGGGCGACATCGAAGGCCTCACCCCGGAGACTGCCGACTTGCTGTTGTCAGGCCGGGCGGTTACCGACGAACTGCTCCGCGTCGGGGGCCGGCTCGTCGTGGTCAACCAGCGGCCGACCGACCCGCACAGCCTCGCCATGGGGACGGTCGCGACCATCCGGGACTCCACGGAGCTGCTCGCCCTCTCCGGCAAGGCCGAGATGGCCGGCCGGCGTCTGGCCCTGCTGTACGAGGCCGGCGTCGGCATCGGGACCACGCTCGACGTCGAGCGCACCGCCGAGGAGCTGGCCCGGGTCGCGGTGCCCGGCTTCGCGGACTTCGTCACCGTGGACCTCGCGGACCCGGTGCTGCAGGGCGACGAGCCCACCGGTGGCGCCGTCAACCTGCGCCGGACCGCCGTCCACGGCATCCGCGACGACCACCCGTTCTACCCGTGCGGCCGGCTGACCGCCTTCATCCCGTCCTCCCCGATGGCCCGCGGCTTCGACAGCGGCCGCTCGCAGGTCGTCCCCGATCTGGCGGTCGCGCACGGCTGGCAGGCCCAGGACCCGGAGTGGACCGGGCACATCCTGGACTACGGCGTGCACACGCTGATCACCACCCCGTTGAAGGCCCGCGGCATCATCCTGGGCGTCGTCAACTTCTGGCGGTCGCGGAAGCCCGAGCCGTTCGACGACGACGACCGCTCATTGGCCGAGGAACTGGTCGCGCGGGCCGCCGTCAGCATCGACAACGCCCGCCGTTACACGCGCGAGCACGCCATGGCCGTGACCCTGCAGCGCAGTTTGCTGCCGCGCGTCCTGCCCGGCCAGAGCGCGCTGGAGGTCGCCCACCGTTACCTGCCCGCGCAGTCCGGCGTGAGCGGCGACTGGTTCGACGTGATCCCGCTGCCCGGCAGCCGGGTGGCCATGGTGGTGGGCGACGTGGTCGGCCACGGGCTGCACGCCGCCGCCACCATGGGCCGGCTACGCACCGCCGTGCACAACTTCTCCGCCCTCGACCTGGCGCCCGACGAGTTGCTCGGCCACCTCGACGAGCTGGTCAACCGGATTGACCAGGAGGAGGCCGACGCTGGCACCGGCACCGGCACCGGCACCGGCACCGGCACCGGCACCGGCGTCACCGGTGCCACCTGCCTGTACGCGATCTACGACCCGACTTCCCGGCTCTGCACCATCGCGACCGCTGGCCATCTGCCGCCTGCGCTGGTCGATCCCGACGGCGAGGTCGTCT of the Kitasatospora sp. NBC_01246 genome contains:
- a CDS encoding acyltransferase family protein codes for the protein MSSNTPVPPIADPELLPGTYTIPGPPRGGSGSRGSGARASGSPGPAPRPAGFRPDIEGLRAVAVLAVLAFHASVPGLAGGFVGVDVFLVVSGYLITGLLVREAVTTGRVRLGEFFSRRARRLLPSAAVVLGAVALAGAWLTVPLRRADLEHDVLAAALSVANWRFVSQQTDYLAAGRDQSPLLHFWSLAVEEQFYLFWAPLVALIVFLAARAVRRGRAVRTVAAAVAGALTLGSFALSLHWTQSSVSLAYLGTPSRVWQFGVGALLALLPWHRLRGPRPLRLLTGWAGLLAIGWCVLGYDAGTPYPGYAALVPTLATAAIILAGTPDRRDGGAVVATRYGADRLLGLRAPRVIGRLSYNLYLWHWPVLVLTEARFGTLGWPVKVALSAAAALPAVAVLRWIEQPLRRNRTVAELPRRGLSLGLTAVIVPVVLALVVGTGTLRLLGPAGPVDLLGLPPGSPDGTSLLVRTATPPKTAAVVPAAAQARKDFPPDGECEVAPSAVTSPACLFGDTTGADRIVLLGDSHAGQWFSSLLAIAAGRHWALEELVKQGCPLPELDVVNPQLGRAYWECDSWRTASLERLRSGPKPKLIVVSALNRYTDDRRLLLDGWERTLAPLRALGVPIVYIQDTPVPGTDVPACVSGHTEDPAACEFPRARAQWPDPLAEEIAAGRVPGVRSVELNSVLCPGAGRSCPAVLERILLYRDDAHLTNVAAVVLTPRLERLLTEAGLVPAAGAAGVVATGPGKPGADGWTPVLRDDFEGPAGSRPSAEHWQYDLGTCYPGCPAPQWGTGEIETMTDSTANVRLDGRGALEIVPTLENGRWSSGRIESRRSDLAPPPGGVLRIEASIALPDVTGPAAAGYWPAFWTLGGELRNGFTGWPAIGELDVMEQVNGRGSIFGTMHCGTLEGGPCQEPKGLGSGDQPCPDCRTGFHSYAVEVDLTPGAEQVRWYLDGREHHRVTAAGMDRATWDRAVGHGLFLILNVAVGGNLPAALGGGPGPATEPGHPMRVDYVAVSTRGGARP
- a CDS encoding DUF5995 family protein, with product MTYAHARPARSLDEVVGRMRAVEARLDPRDGVACFNRMYLRVAELIGGHLAAGSFQDGAFTEGLEVVLAGAYLDAVEDAEAGRPVNEAWQPLFEARGDRSVRPIQFAFAGMSAHLSHDLPLGLVETCIERRTTPDTPPVHADHLRAAALLGQAEAEARASFEARLGAPDAQAAESLQHLVASFSVARALDAAWATTQTLWHERNLRPFHDATLAAVTGGAILAARLLVTPVLPPAGQPTDEA
- a CDS encoding flavodoxin family protein encodes the protein MSTSPRGYDDLRALVLNCTLKRSPERSHTQGLIDLSTGIMQRQGVQVDVIRAVDHDIATGVWPDMTEHGWETDDWPVLYSQVMAADILVLAGPVWLGDNSSVMKQVIERLYACSSILNSEGQYAYYGRVGGCLITGNEDGAKHCAMNVLYSLQHLGYVIPPQADAGWVGEAGPGPSYLDPGSGGPENDFTNRNATFMTWNLLHLARMLKDAGGVPAHGNQRSEWDAGCRFDFENPEHR
- a CDS encoding SpoIIE family protein phosphatase, with the protein product MVEHADRSRIVFRKPLIARNRRSVAAQVFALELVVVVLLVLGAILAQVLESRRSSDSEAKNRSVAVAETFAHSPGLLAALKSPNPSAILQPITEATRKVSGVDFIVVMNDQGIRYTHPMPDRIGQRFVGTIGPSLAGQIYTESVHGPLGHEVQAIVPVTAPDGSVAGLVSAGLKVQNVTAADNRQLPLILGTGAAAVMVATAGTALIARRVRRQTRGMDPGELARMYEHHDAVLHAVREGVVIVGHGGQLLLANDEARELLGLPDHVEGRHLGDIEGLTPETADLLLSGRAVTDELLRVGGRLVVVNQRPTDPHSLAMGTVATIRDSTELLALSGKAEMAGRRLALLYEAGVGIGTTLDVERTAEELARVAVPGFADFVTVDLADPVLQGDEPTGGAVNLRRTAVHGIRDDHPFYPCGRLTAFIPSSPMARGFDSGRSQVVPDLAVAHGWQAQDPEWTGHILDYGVHTLITTPLKARGIILGVVNFWRSRKPEPFDDDDRSLAEELVARAAVSIDNARRYTREHAMAVTLQRSLLPRVLPGQSALEVAHRYLPAQSGVSGDWFDVIPLPGSRVAMVVGDVVGHGLHAAATMGRLRTAVHNFSALDLAPDELLGHLDELVNRIDQEEADAGTGTGTGTGTGTGTGVTGATCLYAIYDPTSRLCTIATAGHLPPALVDPDGEVVFPDLPTGPPLGAGGMPYETAQVRLAEGTQIVLYTDGLIEERTRDLDVGMDLLRLALSQRDRGPEENCRAVLEALLPEHPQDDVALLIARTGVLGPERVVERDVPSDPAAVADIREWSTATLEEWGLGELSFATELALSELVTNAIRYGSEPVRVRLLRDRSLILEVSDGSNTSPRLTYAASTDEGGRGLFLVAQLTERWGTRYTPHGKIIWAEQAFPASVHAVTPQRPDETQHVASRA